A single Desulfovibrio piger DNA region contains:
- a CDS encoding glutamate mutase L yields the protein MRTNAYAVLVDFGSTYTKVVVADLRQGDIVLTWREPSTVATDATVALTRCFAKCRDTIGGAAFEAARKLASSSAAGGLRMGVVGLSRSLSTTAGRNAAFGAGAKILGTFCGHLTKEDVAALSSLPLEIVLFCGGYDGGGVRTLRHNAEMLASSRLHIPFVYAGNTAAAADVRSIFGAAHKEIFVSHNITPCVGGMNSAPVAAVIRDLFLHRIINMKGLEKVVPLLDRVVMPTPAAVLAAGKLLAQGTNAVPGMGPLMIVDIGGATTDIHSFIQQEACQGARIVGAPEEFARRTVEGDLGMRESSGSLRQEMGPGVLEADAGVSVEETNTILARWERERASLAESPAERRIDDALARGAVRISARRHAGRVERVLAAGVERIQRGKNIQGVTRIIGTGGVLVSHAAPGGLLAGACRTPDETDVLLPEQAEYLVDSEYAFYAAGLLSTEYEDTALRLMHRSLRSAEHGECC from the coding sequence ATGCGCACTAATGCTTATGCCGTGCTCGTCGATTTTGGCAGCACCTATACGAAGGTCGTGGTAGCGGATCTGCGCCAGGGCGATATCGTGCTGACCTGGCGGGAGCCTTCGACGGTGGCGACGGATGCCACGGTGGCCTTGACACGCTGTTTTGCAAAATGCCGTGATACCATAGGGGGAGCGGCATTCGAGGCGGCACGGAAGCTGGCTTCCTCCAGTGCCGCCGGAGGCTTACGCATGGGGGTCGTGGGCCTGTCCCGCTCCCTGAGCACAACGGCCGGACGCAATGCGGCCTTCGGCGCGGGGGCGAAAATCCTTGGGACTTTCTGTGGACACCTGACAAAGGAGGACGTGGCGGCCCTGTCCTCCCTGCCCCTGGAGATCGTGCTTTTTTGTGGCGGCTATGATGGCGGGGGAGTGCGGACCCTGCGCCATAATGCCGAGATGCTGGCGTCAAGCCGGCTGCATATCCCCTTTGTCTATGCAGGGAATACCGCAGCTGCGGCAGACGTGCGCAGTATTTTTGGCGCGGCACACAAGGAGATTTTTGTTTCACATAATATCACGCCCTGCGTTGGCGGCATGAATTCTGCGCCGGTGGCAGCCGTTATCCGGGACCTTTTTCTGCACCGTATCATCAATATGAAAGGTCTGGAAAAAGTCGTGCCCCTGCTGGACCGTGTTGTCATGCCGACCCCTGCGGCAGTTCTGGCCGCAGGAAAACTCCTGGCCCAGGGCACAAATGCCGTCCCCGGCATGGGCCCCCTCATGATCGTGGATATCGGCGGGGCAACGACAGACATCCATTCCTTCATTCAGCAGGAAGCCTGCCAGGGTGCCAGGATCGTGGGGGCGCCAGAGGAATTTGCCCGCCGTACGGTGGAAGGGGACCTGGGGATGCGCGAGTCTTCCGGCAGCCTGCGGCAGGAAATGGGGCCAGGTGTCCTGGAAGCCGACGCCGGGGTATCCGTTGAGGAAACCAACACCATCCTGGCCCGCTGGGAACGGGAACGTGCCAGCTTGGCGGAAAGTCCGGCAGAACGCCGCATCGACGATGCTCTGGCCCGGGGGGCTGTACGCATATCCGCCCGGCGGCATGCGGGGCGTGTCGAGCGTGTGCTTGCCGCAGGCGTTGAGCGTATCCAGCGCGGGAAAAATATCCAGGGCGTCACACGGATCATAGGGACTGGGGGCGTCCTGGTGTCACATGCCGCTCCCGGAGGCCTGCTGGCGGGGGCCTGCCGTACCCCTGATGAAACCGATGTGCTGCTGCCGGAGCAGGCAGAATATCTGGTCGACAGCGAGTACGCCTTTTATGCCGCTGGTCTGCTGAGCACGGAATATGAAGACACCGCCTTGCGTCTCATGCATCGCAGCCTGCGCTCCGCGGAACACGGCGAATGCTGCTGA